A stretch of Aureispira sp. CCB-E DNA encodes these proteins:
- a CDS encoding ATP-binding protein, with amino-acid sequence MLDIDRIHSIVHEHLEHALLNLDKESLKFDFKYEWYDLTSLKGINEFLKDTSAMANTYGLDGFIVIGFDDRRKLFKEVKFEDCGLKDTNELNKIIIKRISHLFELNSYDIMIDGHPLSVLHIPPAWEKPFFIRNYQTFTKNNKVKKEYHQKVFVRKNTGTFSATKYDVDLMYYDRKNIEPDYRVFTDVFKLSILPIENIITIKFTVENAGKRPIAIVDYSIIIALSQHKDCECPAVKIWGTKGSYAPHHSSEIVQPSHIKNFNVEFAIPEGQVERIMQVLNNPKSKQQLILKLSNDKVFMQNFEYRG; translated from the coding sequence ATGTTGGACATTGATCGGATTCATTCCATTGTGCACGAGCATTTAGAACACGCCCTTCTCAACCTAGATAAAGAAAGCCTCAAATTTGATTTTAAATACGAGTGGTATGACCTCACTAGCCTCAAAGGCATCAATGAGTTTCTTAAAGATACTTCTGCCATGGCGAACACCTATGGTTTAGATGGCTTTATCGTCATTGGCTTTGACGATCGACGCAAATTATTCAAGGAGGTAAAGTTTGAGGATTGTGGTTTAAAAGATACCAATGAACTCAATAAAATTATTATCAAACGCATCAGCCATTTATTTGAACTGAATAGTTATGATATTATGATTGATGGACACCCTTTGAGTGTGCTGCACATTCCTCCTGCTTGGGAAAAGCCTTTTTTTATTCGTAACTATCAAACATTTACCAAAAACAATAAGGTCAAAAAAGAATACCATCAAAAGGTTTTTGTTCGCAAGAATACAGGAACTTTCTCTGCCACTAAGTACGATGTTGATTTGATGTATTACGATAGAAAAAACATTGAACCAGACTATAGGGTTTTTACAGATGTGTTCAAACTATCTATTTTACCTATTGAAAATATTATCACCATCAAATTTACCGTAGAAAATGCAGGAAAACGACCAATTGCTATCGTAGATTATAGCATTATAATTGCCTTATCTCAACACAAAGATTGTGAATGCCCTGCCGTTAAAATTTGGGGAACCAAAGGGAGTTATGCACCACACCACTCTAGTGAAATTGTCCAACCCTCCCACATCAAAAATTTTAATGTTGAATTTGCTATTCCTGAAGGGCAAGTGGAACGCATTATGCAAGTTCTAAACAATCCAAAATCAAAGCAGCAACTAATTCTTAAGTTAAGTAATGACAAGGTATTTATGCAAAACTTTGAATACAGGGGCTAA
- a CDS encoding lytic transglycosylase domain-containing protein has translation MQQLKNLIFYGLGAATVITIIMLTSYTKPDSSGNGSMTIPNNGSTTTTTEAAPKPNHPAQEVHAPEMPTSVDFAGEDLPMDNFDAKERFDRELISNCFRHSATFLFFKKANRYFPIIEPILKANGIPDDVKYLAVAESALSNAVSPAGARGFWQFMSGSAKERGLEVNSEVDERYHLEKATVAACKYLKEAYNDFGSWTLAAASYNMGKGGLRKRIREQGGSAYFDLHLNSETSRYVLRIMAIKEIMQHPTKYGFHLEPKDLYPPMPKFKTVTVKGSVASFAEFAKEHKTTYRMLKIYNPWLRNTSLTNKYKKTYQIKIPVEE, from the coding sequence ATGCAACAACTAAAGAACTTGATTTTTTATGGGCTTGGAGCCGCTACGGTTATTACAATTATAATGTTAACGTCTTATACAAAACCTGATAGTTCTGGAAATGGTTCTATGACCATCCCTAACAATGGTTCTACCACAACAACGACTGAAGCAGCCCCCAAACCTAATCATCCAGCACAGGAAGTACACGCTCCTGAAATGCCAACATCGGTTGATTTTGCTGGAGAAGATCTACCAATGGATAATTTTGATGCCAAAGAACGTTTTGATCGTGAGTTAATTTCTAACTGTTTTCGCCACTCTGCTACTTTTTTATTCTTCAAAAAAGCCAATCGTTACTTCCCTATTATAGAGCCGATTCTAAAAGCCAATGGAATTCCTGATGATGTGAAATATTTGGCAGTAGCCGAATCAGCACTTTCTAATGCCGTTTCACCTGCTGGTGCTAGAGGATTCTGGCAGTTTATGTCAGGCAGTGCCAAAGAAAGAGGTTTAGAAGTGAATAGCGAGGTTGATGAGCGTTACCACCTAGAAAAAGCAACTGTTGCCGCTTGTAAATACTTAAAAGAGGCGTACAATGACTTTGGAAGTTGGACGCTTGCCGCTGCTTCTTACAACATGGGAAAAGGTGGTTTGAGAAAGCGCATACGAGAACAAGGAGGTTCTGCTTATTTTGACCTCCATTTAAACTCTGAAACATCAAGATATGTGCTGAGAATCATGGCCATTAAAGAGATTATGCAACATCCAACTAAATATGGTTTTCATTTGGAACCTAAGGACTTATACCCTCCTATGCCTAAATTCAAAACCGTAACCGTCAAAGGTAGTGTCGCTAGTTTTGCAGAATTTGCCAAAGAGCATAAAACAACTTACAGGATGCTTAAAATATACAATCCATGGTTGCGCAACACATCTTTAACCAACAAGTATAAAAAGACTTATCAGATCAAAATTCCTGTTGAAGAATAA
- a CDS encoding DUF2480 family protein — MKDKPLVNRVAKSGIITINLENYYPQEEILVFDIKDYLFKGLILREKDFRAVVAEHDWAQYTGKNLAIYCSTDAIVPIWAYQLATVHAAPYAKAIVHGNEADFVVAHYNKTLATLDLEAYQDQRIVIKGCSEKPVPISAYTELARLLTPVAKKIMYGEPCSMVPLYKKK; from the coding sequence ATGAAAGATAAACCATTGGTTAATAGAGTCGCCAAAAGTGGTATCATTACTATTAACTTAGAAAATTACTACCCTCAAGAAGAAATTCTTGTTTTTGATATTAAGGACTATTTATTCAAAGGTCTTATTCTTCGTGAAAAAGACTTTAGAGCAGTAGTCGCAGAGCATGATTGGGCACAATATACGGGCAAAAACTTAGCTATTTATTGTTCTACCGATGCTATTGTACCTATTTGGGCTTACCAATTGGCAACGGTTCATGCGGCTCCTTATGCCAAAGCAATTGTTCATGGCAACGAAGCCGATTTTGTAGTTGCTCATTACAACAAAACCCTTGCAACTCTTGATTTAGAAGCGTATCAAGATCAACGAATTGTCATAAAGGGCTGTAGCGAAAAACCCGTACCGATTTCAGCCTATACTGAGTTAGCAAGATTGTTAACTCCTGTTGCTAAAAAAATCATGTATGGAGAGCCTTGTTCTATGGTTCCTCTATACAAAAAGAAGTAG
- a CDS encoding PP2C family protein-serine/threonine phosphatase gives MDTSQNINLKTREEILETKLTLQQLQFNRVLEITQAINNNIAIADLFNLYKGLLTWEMGIKKFALYTRNKDAWVCATSAGIEEKCLKENIEAYLPHYQRRQSVDEPSHPLLQHFSVVVPVYHKEYAIAYTFLGSDTLDDLDSQGYDPISLISAITNVIAVAIENKRLFKRQLDQERLKREMELAVQVQNMLIPSELPNNDQYEFAGIYQPHEGVGGDYYDFFEVGSGEVAFCIADISGKGIAAALLMSNFQANLQTLVHRKYLSVKKFTNRLNSLVLRTTQGDKFITFFIARYHVRKKRLRYLCAGHNPPFMYTQGKIQRLDKGCTILGAFPKIPVIEFGEIFLEDDALFLLYTDGLTDLQNENDDYFDDDHVEQFIQKNSDLPVKAFNEKLMEEVNTFKGKRSFPDDISVLTGRLFVNSSKNTEA, from the coding sequence GTGGATACCTCTCAAAACATAAATTTAAAGACAAGAGAAGAAATTCTAGAGACTAAGTTAACTTTGCAACAGTTACAATTTAATCGTGTGCTTGAAATTACACAAGCGATTAATAATAATATTGCGATTGCAGACTTGTTTAACCTATACAAAGGGTTGTTAACTTGGGAGATGGGCATAAAAAAGTTTGCTCTGTATACTAGAAATAAGGATGCATGGGTTTGTGCTACATCGGCAGGAATAGAAGAAAAATGTTTGAAAGAAAATATTGAAGCTTATTTGCCTCATTATCAACGTCGACAATCTGTTGATGAACCTAGTCATCCTTTGCTACAACATTTTTCGGTGGTGGTACCTGTTTACCACAAAGAGTATGCAATTGCCTACACATTCTTGGGATCAGATACCTTAGATGATTTAGATTCTCAAGGATATGATCCTATTTCCTTAATTTCAGCAATCACCAATGTCATTGCCGTAGCAATCGAAAATAAGCGTTTGTTTAAGCGTCAACTCGATCAAGAGCGTTTGAAGCGTGAGATGGAATTGGCGGTGCAGGTTCAAAATATGCTTATTCCAAGCGAGCTACCGAATAACGATCAATACGAGTTTGCAGGAATTTACCAGCCGCATGAAGGAGTAGGTGGAGATTATTATGATTTCTTTGAAGTAGGAAGTGGTGAAGTTGCTTTTTGTATCGCTGATATTTCGGGCAAAGGAATTGCTGCTGCTTTATTGATGTCTAATTTTCAAGCAAACTTGCAGACTTTAGTGCACCGAAAATATTTGAGTGTCAAGAAGTTTACCAATCGCTTGAACTCTTTAGTATTACGAACAACGCAAGGGGATAAGTTTATTACCTTTTTTATTGCTAGATACCATGTTCGTAAGAAACGCCTTCGTTACTTGTGTGCAGGGCATAATCCTCCGTTCATGTATACGCAAGGCAAAATCCAACGACTAGATAAAGGTTGTACTATTTTAGGAGCATTCCCTAAAATTCCAGTGATTGAATTTGGAGAAATCTTCTTAGAAGACGATGCTTTGTTCTTGTTATATACAGATGGATTGACCGATTTGCAGAATGAAAATGATGATTATTTTGATGATGATCATGTTGAACAATTCATTCAAAAAAACAGCGATTTGCCTGTAAAAGCTTTTAATGAGAAACTAATGGAAGAAGTCAATACATTTAAGGGAAAAAGAAGTTTTCCAGATGATATTTCTGTTCTTACAGGTCGTTTGTTTGTCAACTCAAGTAAGAATACCGAAGCGTAA
- a CDS encoding DUF4834 family protein, producing the protein MTAIFLIFFSVLFYQLLIKLAFNPTTIPHTNSNYSRVQQDENFMRMWRNLQQFQEERKERKEKTKTKQAQKESGSNRRPEGFQGGEYIDYEEI; encoded by the coding sequence ATGACAGCGATATTCTTAATTTTTTTCAGTGTTCTTTTTTATCAATTATTGATTAAACTAGCGTTTAATCCAACAACAATTCCTCATACGAATAGTAATTATAGCCGAGTACAGCAAGATGAAAATTTTATGCGCATGTGGCGTAATTTGCAACAATTTCAAGAAGAACGGAAAGAAAGAAAAGAGAAAACTAAGACAAAACAAGCCCAGAAAGAATCAGGTTCTAATAGACGTCCTGAAGGATTTCAAGGAGGAGAGTATATTGATTACGAGGAAATTTAA
- a CDS encoding alpha/beta hydrolase has translation MATFQELIHKYTTDQSRFLVIDDMLVHYRDEGKGTPIVLLHGAFSSLHTFNDWSKILQKRYRVISLDLMGFGLTGPNSTGDYTIGNHIRVLKRFFNILGLKKAHLGGSSLGGWLAWEFAYRYPQRIHKLILIDAAGFVDRETMPLPFKLAQSPLAGRVLKFIVRKSILEQFVKQVYYDISKVNTKLVDRYFDLFTREGNSQAFIDLVNAPFQDNTDFLKQIEHPTLVMWGREDAWISAAHAYLFEKMLPNPELVIYEGVGHLPMEEIPALSGKDLMVFLQKK, from the coding sequence GTGGCGACATTTCAAGAATTAATTCACAAATACACAACCGATCAATCTCGATTTCTTGTCATTGACGATATGCTAGTGCACTACAGAGACGAGGGAAAAGGAACTCCTATCGTATTATTGCATGGTGCCTTTTCGTCCCTACATACATTTAATGATTGGTCCAAGATTCTACAAAAACGTTATCGAGTCATTTCTTTAGATTTGATGGGTTTTGGTCTAACAGGTCCTAATAGTACGGGTGACTATACCATAGGAAATCATATTCGCGTACTCAAGCGATTTTTTAATATCCTAGGGCTAAAAAAAGCACATTTAGGCGGAAGTTCCCTTGGAGGCTGGTTGGCTTGGGAATTTGCATACCGTTATCCTCAACGAATTCACAAGCTTATTTTGATAGATGCTGCTGGCTTTGTAGATAGAGAGACCATGCCTTTGCCCTTCAAGCTAGCTCAATCGCCACTGGCTGGACGCGTTTTAAAATTTATTGTTCGAAAATCTATTTTAGAGCAATTTGTCAAACAAGTCTATTATGATATTTCTAAAGTAAATACCAAATTGGTAGATCGTTATTTTGATTTATTTACTAGAGAAGGAAATAGTCAAGCGTTTATTGATTTGGTCAATGCCCCTTTTCAAGACAATACCGATTTCTTGAAGCAAATTGAACATCCTACTTTGGTTATGTGGGGAAGAGAAGACGCTTGGATTAGTGCCGCACATGCCTATCTATTTGAAAAAATGCTCCCTAACCCCGAGTTAGTCATTTACGAAGGTGTTGGACATTTACCCATGGAAGAAATTCCTGCTCTTTCGGGGAAAGACTTAATGGTTTTTTTGCAGAAAAAATAA
- a CDS encoding exodeoxyribonuclease III: MKDTLKIVSYNLNGIRAAIKKDWINWVGENDFDIIGIQETKAQENQVDLEELKALGFEHLYWHSAEKKGYSGVTIFSKIKPDYVEIGMGVERFDKEGRVIRADFGDWTLLNCYFPSGTSGDIRQDVKYDFLDTFYDWAQTLKKERPNLIIQGDYNIAHTEMDIHNPKSNKKTSGFLPEERAWMDKWFSEGGFVDAFRKQHADLEKYSWWSYRAGARGKNKGWRIDYQAVANSMEDRIVATDLLNDAVHSDHCPCLLEIKI, from the coding sequence ATGAAGGATACATTAAAAATTGTTTCTTATAATTTAAATGGCATTCGTGCCGCTATCAAAAAAGATTGGATCAATTGGGTTGGAGAAAATGATTTTGACATTATTGGAATACAAGAGACCAAAGCACAAGAAAATCAAGTAGACTTAGAGGAGTTAAAGGCACTGGGATTTGAACATTTATACTGGCACTCTGCTGAAAAAAAGGGATATAGTGGGGTAACTATTTTTTCTAAAATAAAGCCAGACTACGTTGAAATAGGAATGGGTGTAGAGCGATTTGATAAAGAGGGGAGAGTGATTCGAGCAGATTTTGGGGATTGGACTTTACTAAACTGTTATTTTCCCTCAGGTACTTCTGGTGATATCCGCCAAGATGTGAAATATGATTTTTTAGATACGTTTTATGATTGGGCTCAAACGTTAAAAAAAGAACGCCCCAATTTAATTATCCAAGGCGATTACAATATTGCACATACCGAAATGGATATTCATAATCCTAAAAGCAATAAAAAAACCTCTGGCTTTTTGCCAGAAGAACGTGCTTGGATGGATAAGTGGTTTTCGGAAGGTGGTTTTGTGGATGCCTTTAGAAAGCAACATGCCGATTTAGAAAAATATAGCTGGTGGAGTTATCGGGCTGGTGCTAGAGGCAAAAACAAAGGTTGGCGCATCGACTATCAAGCTGTTGCAAATAGCATGGAGGATCGAATTGTCGCAACAGATTTGCTAAATGATGCCGTTCACTCAGATCACTGCCCTTGTTTACTAGAAATAAAAATATAA